From Eptesicus fuscus isolate TK198812 chromosome 22, DD_ASM_mEF_20220401, whole genome shotgun sequence, a single genomic window includes:
- the LOC129147914 gene encoding T-cell surface glycoprotein CD1e, membrane-associated-like isoform X2, which yields MLLLLLLPLLFKGILCPWPSPEGKENPGPHHLAEEPLSFQVRQISSFANHSWWNNQGSGWLGEVQTHRWDSVSGTISYLLPWSRGNFSKEELESIQALLQLYFRLFPGEVQAHSSQFQLEYPFVIQISSGCTMHPGKASEAFLYGAYQGSDFLSFQGYSWKPSPGAGSRAQNVCKVLNRYRVIKEVARNLLSYTCPRFLAGIAAAGKSELERQVKPEAWVSKGASPGPGRLLLVCHVSGFHPKPVWVRWMRGEQVQPGTQQGDILPNADETWYLRVTLDVAAREATGLTCRVKHSSLGGHDLIIHWDGYHILPILTCLAIMVTLVVLVVVGPWFQKQSFNWTVCSPHAPNLAFPTEANIQQPRSLGHQLYLAQKSWMKNRFLKKGKISLSKL from the exons atgctgctgctgctgctgctgcccctgctcttCAAGGGAATTCTCTGCCCTTGGCCAAGCCCAGAGGGTAAGGAGAACCCGG GACCCCATCATCTAGCAGAAGAACCCCTTTCCTTTCAAGTGCGCCAGATCTCCTCGTTCGCCAACCACAGCTGGTGGAACAACCAGGGGTCAGGCTGGCTGGGCGAAGTGCAGACTCATCGCTGGGACAGTGTGTCGGGCACCATCAGCTATCTGTTGCCCTGGTCCCGGGGCAATTTTAGCAAGGAGGAGTTGGAGAGCATCCAGGCATTATTGCAGCTGTACTTCCGTCTATTTCCCGGAGAAGTGCAGGCGCATTCCAGTCAGTTTCAGTTGGAAT ATCCCTTTGTGATCCAGATATCATCCGGCTGTACAATGCATCCTGGGAAGGCCTCAGAAGCCTTCTTATATGGCGCATACCAAGGATCCGATTTCCTGAGTTTCCAAGGATATTCCTGGAAGCCGTCTCCAGGAGCAGGAAGTCGGGCTCAGAATGTCTGTAAAGTGCTCAATCGCTACCGAGTTATTAAAGAAGTTGCGAGGAATCTTCTCAGTTACACCTGCCCTCGCTTTCTGGCTGGCATCGCTGCAGCAGGGAAGTCAGAACTGGAAAGGCAAG TGAAGCCAGAGGCTTGGGTGTCCAAAGGTGCTagtcctggtcctgggcgcctgctgCTGGTGTGCCATGTGTCTGGCTTCCATCCCAAGCCTGTGTGGGTGCGGTGGATGCGGGGTGAGCAGGTgcagccaggcactcagcaaggTGACATCCTGCCCAATGCTGACGAGACGTGGTATCTTCGAGTGACCCTGGATGTGGCAGCTAGAGAGGCGACTGGCCTGACTTGTCGAGTGAAACACAGCAGCCTTGGAGGCCACGATCTAATCATCCACTGGG ACGGATACCACATCCTCCCCATATTGACCTGCTTGGCTATAATGGTTACCCTGGTTGTGTTGGTTGTGGTTGGTCCGTGGTTTCAAAAGCAGAG CTTCAACTGGACCGTCTGCTCTCCTCATGCACCCAACCTTGCCTTTCCCACAGAAGCCAACATCCAACAACCCAGGAGTTTAGGACATCAGCTCTACTTGGCACAGAAATCATGGATGAAAAACAGATTcttgaagaaaggaaaaataagcctAAGCAAACTCTGA
- the LOC129147914 gene encoding T-cell surface glycoprotein CD1e, membrane-associated-like isoform X1: protein MLLLLLLPLLFKGILCPWPSPEAGQVLGPHHLAEEPLSFQVRQISSFANHSWWNNQGSGWLGEVQTHRWDSVSGTISYLLPWSRGNFSKEELESIQALLQLYFRLFPGEVQAHSSQFQLEYPFVIQISSGCTMHPGKASEAFLYGAYQGSDFLSFQGYSWKPSPGAGSRAQNVCKVLNRYRVIKEVARNLLSYTCPRFLAGIAAAGKSELERQVKPEAWVSKGASPGPGRLLLVCHVSGFHPKPVWVRWMRGEQVQPGTQQGDILPNADETWYLRVTLDVAAREATGLTCRVKHSSLGGHDLIIHWDGYHILPILTCLAIMVTLVVLVVVGPWFQKQSFNWTVCSPHAPNLAFPTEANIQQPRSLGHQLYLAQKSWMKNRFLKKGKISLSKL from the exons atgctgctgctgctgctgctgcccctgctcttCAAGGGAATTCTCTGCCCTTGGCCAAGCCCAGAGG ctGGCCAAGTCCTAGGACCCCATCATCTAGCAGAAGAACCCCTTTCCTTTCAAGTGCGCCAGATCTCCTCGTTCGCCAACCACAGCTGGTGGAACAACCAGGGGTCAGGCTGGCTGGGCGAAGTGCAGACTCATCGCTGGGACAGTGTGTCGGGCACCATCAGCTATCTGTTGCCCTGGTCCCGGGGCAATTTTAGCAAGGAGGAGTTGGAGAGCATCCAGGCATTATTGCAGCTGTACTTCCGTCTATTTCCCGGAGAAGTGCAGGCGCATTCCAGTCAGTTTCAGTTGGAAT ATCCCTTTGTGATCCAGATATCATCCGGCTGTACAATGCATCCTGGGAAGGCCTCAGAAGCCTTCTTATATGGCGCATACCAAGGATCCGATTTCCTGAGTTTCCAAGGATATTCCTGGAAGCCGTCTCCAGGAGCAGGAAGTCGGGCTCAGAATGTCTGTAAAGTGCTCAATCGCTACCGAGTTATTAAAGAAGTTGCGAGGAATCTTCTCAGTTACACCTGCCCTCGCTTTCTGGCTGGCATCGCTGCAGCAGGGAAGTCAGAACTGGAAAGGCAAG TGAAGCCAGAGGCTTGGGTGTCCAAAGGTGCTagtcctggtcctgggcgcctgctgCTGGTGTGCCATGTGTCTGGCTTCCATCCCAAGCCTGTGTGGGTGCGGTGGATGCGGGGTGAGCAGGTgcagccaggcactcagcaaggTGACATCCTGCCCAATGCTGACGAGACGTGGTATCTTCGAGTGACCCTGGATGTGGCAGCTAGAGAGGCGACTGGCCTGACTTGTCGAGTGAAACACAGCAGCCTTGGAGGCCACGATCTAATCATCCACTGGG ACGGATACCACATCCTCCCCATATTGACCTGCTTGGCTATAATGGTTACCCTGGTTGTGTTGGTTGTGGTTGGTCCGTGGTTTCAAAAGCAGAG CTTCAACTGGACCGTCTGCTCTCCTCATGCACCCAACCTTGCCTTTCCCACAGAAGCCAACATCCAACAACCCAGGAGTTTAGGACATCAGCTCTACTTGGCACAGAAATCATGGATGAAAAACAGATTcttgaagaaaggaaaaataagcctAAGCAAACTCTGA
- the LOC103304988 gene encoding T-cell surface glycoprotein CD1e, membrane-associated-like yields MLLLLPLLFKGILCPWPSPEAGQVLGPHHLAGEEPLSLHVLQIFSFANHSWEKTQSSTWLGEVQTHRWDSVSGTISYLMPWSRGNFSKEELKYINSLLHLYFHGFPLEVQAHSSQFHLEYPFVIQISSGCTLHPGKASEAFLYWAYQGSDFLSLEGYSWKPSPGAGSRAQNVCIELNHYPYIKEVAKNLLGDICPRLLASFAVAGKSELERQVKPEAWVSKGASPGPGRLLLVCHVSGFHPKPVWVRWMRGKQVQPGTQQGDILPNADRTWYLRVTLDVAAREATGLTCRVKHSSLKGHDIIIHWDGYHILPILTCLAIMVTLVVLVVVGPWFQKQSFNWTVCSPHAHNLAFPTEANIQQPRSLGHQLYLAQKSWMKNRFLKKGKISLSKL; encoded by the exons atgctgctgctgctgcccctgctcttCAAGGGAATTCTCTGCCCTTGGCCAAGCCCAGAGG ctGGCCAAGTCCTAGGACCCCATCATCTAGCAGGAGAAGAACCCCTCTCCCTTCACGTGCTCCAGATCTTCTCCTTCGCCAACCACAGCTGGGAGAAAACCCAGAGCTCAACCTGGCTGGGCGAAGTGCAGACTCATCGCTGGGACAGTGTGTCGGGCACCATCAGCTATCTGATGCCCTGGTCCCGGGGCAATTTTAGCAAGGAGGAGTTGAAGTACATCAATTCGCTATTGCATCTGTACTTCCATGGATTTCCCCTGGAAGTGCAGGCGCATTCCAGTCAGTTTCATTTGGAAT ATCCCTTTGTGATCCAGATATCATCCGGCTGTACACTGCATCCTGGGAAGGCCTCAGAAGCCTTCTTATATTGGGCATATCAAGGATCAGATTTCCTGAGTTTAGAAGGATATTCCTGGAAGCCGTCTCCAGGAGCAGGAAGTCGGGCTCAGAATGTCTGTATAGAGCTCAATCACTACCCATATATTAAAGAAGTTGCGAAGAATCTTCTCGGTGACATCTGCCCTCGCCTTCTGGCTAGCTTTGCTGTGGCAGGGAAGTCAGAACTGGAACGGCAAG TGAAGCCAGAGGCTTGGGTGTCCAAAGGTGCTagtcctggtcctgggcgcctgctgCTGGTGTGCCATGTGTCTGGCTTCCATCCCAAGCCTGTGTGGGTGCGGTGGATGCGGGGTAAGCAGGTGCAGCCCGGCACTCAGCAAGGGGACATCTTGCCCAATGCTGACAGAACGTGGTATCTTCGAGTGACCCTGGATGTGGCAGCTAGAGAGGCGACTGGCCTGACTTGTCGAGTGAAACACAGCAGCCTCAAAGGCCATGATATAATCATCCATTGGG ATGGATACCACATCCTCCCCATATTGACCTGCTTGGCTATAATGGTTACCCTCGTTGTGTTGGTTGTGGTTGGTCCGTGGTTTCAAAAGCAGAG CTTCAACTGGACCGTCTGCTCTCCCCATGCACACAACCTTGCCTTTCCCACAGAAGCCAACATCCAACAACCCAGGAGTTTAGGACATCAACTCTACTTGGCACAGAAATCATGGATGAAAAACAGATTcttgaagaaaggaaaaataagcctAAGCAAACTCTGA